The genomic interval TCCGGTCCTGTCACGAGGAAGGGGATGTTCGTGCCAGTCCTTCATGACCACCCAACCGCGCCCGTCCGCACCGGAAGCCGGACACGCAGACGCCTGGCGTCCGCCGTACTCGCCCTGGTTCTGGGCCTGTTGGGGGCTCTCGCGGTACCCGTCACCGCGTCCGCCGACCCGGGCGATCCGAATCCGAACATGATCGACTGGACTGTTGTGGACACCTTCCAGGGGGCGTTGGGCAACGACATCCCGTTACGCGAGGGCCAGGACGACTACCCGCAGGGCAACCCTCCGGTGGACGGCTTCGGCAGGCGTCACATCCTCCAGCACGGTGTCGTGCCCGATCACGAGGACATCCAGGAGACGGTCGGCACCGCGGGCTTCTGCGTGCCCGCGCCGGACGACCGGGTGATCTGCACCAACGACGAGGCCAGCCTGGTCGTCGTCTACGTCACCCGGAACGATCCGCGCTCGGGCGACGGAAGGCCGTTCGGCATCATCACCGCCTACTACTTCCTTCCCTGTTTCCGGGCGGCGGACTGCACCGGACCCGAGCAGCCCCACAAGGTGGACACGAGCCTCACCTACACCGGTACCGGCACGGCCGTGAACGGATCGCCGGTGAGTCTCTCGGCGAAGCTGACCAACGACTTCGGAACGCCGGTGGGCGGCCGTTCCGTACGGTTCGCCCTGGGCACGGGCGGTACGCAGCAGACCTGCACCGGCACCACCGCCGCGTCGGGCACGGCCACCTGCGCGATCGACCCCGTCGACCAGCCGCAGGGCACGGCGAACACGGCGCCCGTGACGGCCTCCTTCGCCGGTGACGACGACTACAACCCGTCCAGCACCTCCGCCGGCCTCGGCCTCACCTCACCGACCGAGCTCGACTACACCGGCGTACAGCGGCTCGCCAACGGAACTGCGGCCCGGCTGGCCGCGAGACTCACCGACTTCGCCGGCGACGCGGTACCGGGCCGGAGTGTCGGCTTCGTCCTCGGCACGGGTGACGACCAGCAGACGTGCACCGGCACCACGAGCGACACGGGCATCGCGACCTGCACCGTCGACCCGGTCGACCAGCCGCTGAACGCCTCCGCCACCGTCGCGCTGCGCGCCTCCTTCGCCGGGGACGCCGGCTACCTGGCGTCGGACACCTCCGCCCAGTTGAAGCT from Streptomyces sp. NBC_01288 carries:
- a CDS encoding choice-of-anchor P family protein codes for the protein MPVLHDHPTAPVRTGSRTRRRLASAVLALVLGLLGALAVPVTASADPGDPNPNMIDWTVVDTFQGALGNDIPLREGQDDYPQGNPPVDGFGRRHILQHGVVPDHEDIQETVGTAGFCVPAPDDRVICTNDEASLVVVYVTRNDPRSGDGRPFGIITAYYFLPCFRAADCTGPEQPHKVDTSLTYTGTGTAVNGSPVSLSAKLTNDFGTPVGGRSVRFALGTGGTQQTCTGTTAASGTATCAIDPVDQPQGTANTAPVTASFAGDDDYNPSSTSAGLGLTSPTELDYTGVQRLANGTAARLAARLTDFAGDAVPGRSVGFVLGTGDDQQTCTGTTSDTGIATCTVDPVDQPLNASATVALRASFAGDAGYLASDTSAQLKLQYATGRSYGVSAHVDLVGVPLLDVTPQPDTGTVRTADAITTDTPCSASYTSLLVSVRKLCPKVTTTLAPGTVTASSTVAQARVGLPGVPLIEVSGLTATSTSRCGRAEGGTTLTLRIAGVPVTVSSDPNTEIPLVGGGRLIVNEQLPATGADAGLKVNGVHLVLPAGAGDVVLASTDSATHNCGD